A genomic segment from Aspergillus puulaauensis MK2 DNA, chromosome 1, nearly complete sequence encodes:
- a CDS encoding uncharacterized protein (CAZy:CE10;~COG:V;~EggNog:ENOG410PWZP;~InterPro:IPR029058,IPR013094;~MEROPS:MER0033242;~go_function: GO:0016787 - hydrolase activity [Evidence IEA]): protein MTFLAPIRQRAHLLVITIKAKLLRALILTYAHLRPHQKPTPDIVEYIPATSNTTKTSKDRTRKIKTYIYLPPKQTPSSSSSTPTPTPTPDPSPSPVLITACGSGFIIPGLGLDDPYCHTIATKTSHVVIDIDYRVAPENPFPSAINDVISVVNWVLSQPARFDKSRISIGGFSAGGNIAASVAANYFPPGTFAALVGFYPVVDASHKPGEKVPVLPVEGWRDANGKGKGKGKGKDGGSQTPKPPLGGMGSVPDGLMVFMRDCYLAGDVSEGLVKDPRVSPVYAEKERFPCRVCFVTCEYDVLAREAEELAERIKERREVVVHRVKGCGHAFDKNCKPGSEREKVRDQVYDIVAEFLRGDE, encoded by the coding sequence ATGACCTTCCTAGCCCCCATCCGTCAAAGGGCCCATCTCCTTGTCATAACAATCAAAGCAAAGCTCCTCCGAGCCCTAATACTCACCTATGCCCACCTGAGACCACACCAGAAGCCCACCCCCGACATCGTCGAATACATCCCAGCAACCTCCAACACAACAAAAACCAGCAAAGACCGAACCCGCAAAATCAAAACCTACATCTACCTCCCTCCAAAGCAGAcgccctcgtcttcctcctcaacaccaacaccaacaccaacaccagatccctccccctcccccgtccTCATAACAGCCTGCGGCTCCGGCTTCATAATCCcaggcctcggcctcgacgacCCCTACTGCCACACGATCGCCACCAAAACCTCGCACGTCGTAATAGACATCGACTACCGCGTCGCGCCCGAGAACCCCTTCCCCAGCGCCATCAACGACGTAATCAGCGTCGTGAACTGGGTGCTCTCGCAGCCGGCGCGGTTCGACAAGTCCCGCATCTCGATCGGCGGCTTCAGTGCCGGAGGGAACATTGCTGCTAGCGTTGCGGCGAATTATTTCCCGCCCGGGACTTTTGCGGCTCTTGTGGGGTTTTATCctgttgttgatgcgtcCCATAAGCCGGGAGAGAAggttcctgttcttcctgtTGAGGGATGGAGGGATGCGAATGGgaagggcaagggcaagggcaaggggAAGGACGGTGGGAGCCAgacgccgaagccgccaTTGGGTGGGATGGGGTCTGTGCCGGATGGGCTTATGGTGTTTATGAGGGACTGTTATCTGGCTGGGGATGTGAGTGAGGGGCTGGTAAAAGACCCGAGGGTGTCGCCGGTGTATGCGGAAAAGGAAAGGTTTCCGTGCAGGGTTTGTTTTGTGACGTGTGAGTATGATGTGCTTGCgcgggaggcggaggagctggcgGAGAGGATTAAGGAGCGGAGGGAGGTTGTTGTGCATCGCGTCAAGGGGTGTGGGCATGCGTTTGATAAGAATTGTAAGCCCGGgagcgagagagagaaggtgAGAGATCAGGTTTATGATATTGTTGCGGAATTTTTGAGGGGAGACGAGTAG
- a CDS encoding CFEM domain-containing protein (COG:S;~EggNog:ENOG410PIUV;~InterPro:IPR008427;~PFAM:PF05730;~TransMembrane:7 (o74-95i107-126o146-171i183-205o240-258i265-286o306-324i)), protein MDGLPSCARACLGQIIPSTSCAINDLKCICLDTQLITQLGACSLQNCTIKEGLTASKLLYTACDYPVTVDDEVYPPILTAGITLSALAFIIRIAGRLMGGNVGLDDIVAFLALLHMIADTAVGFLLKKAGLGTDIWLLPFPNITQILHLFFITEVLYVLCIALCKVSMLLLYLRLFPGETVQIATKAAVAVMTAWGIAMLLANVLSCQPLSYFWHVWDVEHIGTCINHQHLLWAHASTNIFFDLVIIVLPMPTLLRLNMNWSKKIWICLMFAVGIVVTVISIIRLVSSINLNMNENPTKSLVPIGIWSLLEVYLSIICACMPGMRSCVHKIYRKLYPKPPSYNYPSLSNDGRVGGSGDRATVGQQIVVFNNKTKTREQDEFILLHERSMDGFPI, encoded by the exons ATGGATGGACTTCCATCATGTGCG CGGGCATGCCTGGGCCAAATTATCCCTTCAACAAGTTGTGCAATAAACGACCTCAAGTGCATCTGCCTCGATACGCAACTCATCACGCAGCTCGGGGCTTGCAGCTTGCAAAATTGCACAATCAAGGAAGGCCTAA cagcatccaagTTGCTCTATACAGCATGCGACTACCCGGTGACAGTCGATGACGAGGTTTATCCCCCAATCCTTACTGCTGGGATAACCTTGTCTGCGCTCGCCTTTATCATCCGAATCGCTGGTCGACTTATGGGGGGGAATGTTGGTTTAGACGACATCGTGGCTTTTCTAGCGCTG CTTCATATGATTGCGGATACAGCAGTTGGGTTCCTCT TAAAGAAAGCTGGGCTCGGCACGGATATTTGGCTTCTCCCATTCCCTAACATAACCCAGATCCTACAC CTATTCTTTATAACCGAAGTCCTATATGTCCTCTGTATTGCCCTCTGCAAAGTTTCCATGCTTCTTCTTTACCTTCGTCTCTTCCCTGGGGAAACGGTCCAGATTGCTACAAAggccgctgtcgctgttATGACAGCATGGGGTATTGCCATGCTCCTTGCAAATGTCCTCTCATGCCAGCCTCTCAGCTACTTCTGGCATGTTTGGGACGTTGAACATATTGGTACCTGTATAAACCATCAGCACTTACTCTGGGCGCATGCATCCACCAATATCTTTTTCGACCTGGTGATTATAGTGCTCCCAATGCCGACATTGCTACGGTTAAATATGAATTGGTCCAAGAAGATCTGGATTTGTCTTATGTTTGCCGTCGGTATTGT AGTCACTGTTATATCCATCATCCGCTTGGTGTCATCCATCAACCTGAACATGAACGAAAACCCCACCA AAAGCCTCGTCCCAATCGGCATCTGGTCGCTCCTCGAAGTATACCTCTCCATTATCTGTGCCTGCATGCCCGGCATGCGCTCCTGCGTTCACAAAATCTACAGAAAATTATACCCAAAGCCGCCATCGTACAACTATCCCTCCTTGTCGAATGATGGCAGAGTTGGCGGTTCTGGTGATAGAGCGACTGTGGGACAGCAAATAGTCGTCTTCAATAACAAAACCAAGACCCGTGAGCAGGATGAGTTTATCCTGCTGCATGAGCGGTCGATGGATGGGTTTCCGATTTAA
- a CDS encoding putative histidine acid phosphatase (COG:S;~EggNog:ENOG410PJUZ;~InterPro:IPR016274,IPR033379,IPR000560,IPR029033;~PFAM:PF00328;~go_function: GO:0016791 - phosphatase activity [Evidence IEA]), with amino-acid sequence MADCSDGVYYQVSPDSTGFISPKPHVVVPRRLNGASSNALIYFNTPALNVPSLVRICSTSYAVSFDPLEHLGANSPWFAGPNANRISPGVPEGCSVDQAVYVVRHGSRYPDSGAYEEWQALHEAIQSAHFRASGPLGFLSDWKPVLSHPEEQIAQVSITGYKELYNLGVDLRFRYPAFYTDNTPFLLWANKYQRTVDSARLFARGYLGPNSSFADIYAIDSKATGAAGNSLATSDQCPNFEDASGGDYGTTWDSIYLPPITKRLNKLIHGNLTLTDNQVSIFPYLCGFESQITGSISPFCDVFTEKEILEYEYRQDLRYYYGTGAGAGKNMTVQYPILQGIVNLLKEGPDATTESSSGSERLPPLIVAFTHDNQINELASILGVFDNQKPLSAKKVGHDRIYVSSRTSPMRGTIAFERLNCKANEGNSANVRILLNDAVYPIPSCRSGPGSSCPVDEYAGYVAKQKRKYGSYASICGLGEEELTTIGEDESVTFFKNLTLPFLSVVKP; translated from the exons ATGGCAGACTGCAGCGACGGTGTTTACTACCAAGTTTCGCCGGACTCGACGGGCTTCATTTCGCCCAAGCCGCACGTGGTGGTTCCCCGGCGGCTGAACGGCGCATCTTCGAACGCTTTAATCTATTTCAACACCCCGGCCTTGAACGTCCCCTCCCTCGTCCGGATCT GCTCTACTAGCTATGCTGTTTCCTTTGATCCATTGGAGCATTTAGGTGCCAATTCGCCGTGGTTTGCCG GCCCGAATGCGAACAGAATATCCCCTGGTGTTCCTGAGGGATGCTCTGTCGACCAGGCCGTCTACGTCGTCCGCCACGGGAGCAGATACCCCGACTCTGGTGCATATGAGGAATGGCAGGCTTTGCACGAAGCG ATTCAATCGGCGCACTTCCGTGCTTCTGGACCTTTAGGTTTCCTCTCGGACTGGAAACCTGTCTTGAGCCACCCGGAGGAGCAAATCGCTCAAGTATCTATCACGGGTTATAAGGAACT GTACAATCTAGGCGTTGATCTACGGTTCCGGTACCCAGCATTCTACACAGACAACACCCCATTCTTGCTCTGGGCCAACAAGTACCAGCGAACAGTCGATTCCGCGAG ACTGTTTGCCCGTGGTTACCTTGGCCCTAATTCCTCATTTGCCGACATTTATGCCATCGATTCCAAGGCTACAGGAGCGGCAGGTAACTCTTTGGCTACCTCTGACCAGTGCCCCAACTTCGAAGACGCTAGCGGGGGAGACTATGGCACTACTTGGGACTCGATTTACCTGCCTCCTATCACGAAGCGATTGAACAAGTTGATCCATGGTAACCTGACACTCACCGACAACCAGGTCTCCATATTTCCTTATCTTTGCGGATTCGAGTCCCAGATTACTGGGAGCATTAGCCCATTCTGTGATGTCTTCACAGAGAAGGAAATCTTGGAATACGAATATCGCCAGGATTTACGATACTACTATGGCACTG GTGCCGGTGCTGGCAAGAACATGACCGTCCAATACCCAATTCTTCAGGGCATTGTAAACCTTCTCAAGGAAGGCCCCGATGCCACCACCGAATCCAGCAGCGGCTCTGAGAGACTACCTCCTCTTATTGTGGCCTTTACTCATGACAACCAGATCAACGAGCTTGCGTCTATCCTCGGTGTCTTTGATAACCAGAAGCCGCTATCTGCAAAGAAAGTTGGCCACGATAGG ATTTACGTCAGTAGCCGCACCTCACCCATGAGGGGCACGATTGCATTCGAACGCCTGAACTGTAAAGCGAATGAGGGGAATTCAGCCAATGTGCGCATTCTACTCAACGACGCCGTTTATC CTATCCCATCATGTCGCTCGGGACCAGGAAGTAGCTGCCCCGTAGACGAGTACGCCGGATATGTTGCCAAACAGAAGCGCAAATATGGTTCTTATGCGTCTATTTGTGGCcttggagaggaagagttgACCACGATTGGGGAAGATGAATCTGTCACTTTCTTCAAGAACTTGACACTTCCTTTCTTGAGTGTTGTTAAACCATGA